One region of Rana temporaria chromosome 11, aRanTem1.1, whole genome shotgun sequence genomic DNA includes:
- the LOC120917619 gene encoding phospholipase A and acyltransferase 2-like: MPLIGPKPKPGDLIEFHRVAYQHWGVYVGNEYIVHLTDQEGWSNFSSALEGTAVVRKERLESVADGCNYNVNNKYDSKCSPYPARKIVNAALQEVGKRKDYSVTSANCEHFATHLRYGKQLCDQVDNAVMYAAGGAAIAAAGILAVVAISSMRSNRQKQ, from the exons ATGCCTTTGATA GGCCCTAAACCAAAGCCTGGTGATTTGATTGAATTTCATCGAGTAGCCTATCAGCATTGGGGTGTGTATGTTGGAAATGAATATATTGTACACTTAACAG ATCAGGAGGGTTGGTCCAACTTCTCTTCTGCTTTAGAAGGAACAGCTGTGGTGCGAAAGGAACGTTTGGAGTCTGTCGCCGATGGATGCAACTATAATGTGAATAACAAGTATGACAGCAAATGTTCACCTTATCCAGCTCGAAAAATTGTCAACGCAGCATTGCAAGAAGTTGGGAAGAGGAAGGACTATAGCGTCACTAGTGCCAACTGTGAGCACTTTGCAACTCATCTGAGATACGGCAAACAATTATGTGATCAG GTGGATAACGCAGTGATGTATGCAGCTGGAGGTGCGGCTATTGCTGCTGCTGGAATTCTTGCAGTAGTTGCAATATCTTCAATGAGAAGTAATCGTCAGAAGCAGTGA